In the Carassius gibelio isolate Cgi1373 ecotype wild population from Czech Republic chromosome B24, carGib1.2-hapl.c, whole genome shotgun sequence genome, one interval contains:
- the si:ch211-234p6.5 gene encoding pleckstrin homology domain-containing family A member 7 isoform X2, whose translation MELEVAVGYRKQTRMEDQDRVSQASSSATVSFLPIRDRCHEKVQAFGKRCQAAKRDPNCPVVIRGWLYKRDSTGLKLWKRRWFVLSNYCLYYYKDSREDSVLGSIPLPSYRILYCSPRECRNRKYAFKVVHQGMRPYIMSAETQEDMLGWVRALSQSASMEADDIINRRCASFQDFTQMGDNAETMELQHSATFPERNAQTTTNLSRVHTELTLLDQDMMGIKMKTAELRGRYESRQITPEAAKYSQSLLNADEEPLSFLHPKATFKQPSFRGDQYGSPCHDNMGRVDVWPSDNCSSAPMSPCIYRERGHLLDKPELQCSVCYSSNYHTAEHMAVCKAGEIQPIRDLENDTDVVLTRLCGCDKLLQSVSMQLAQLQEEKKSIEYALEIKWLGMEDVLPEELEVSQKVLLQEELVTLRARICDLSSEMDRLWSDYEFHSHLQHILHFGMPQEQIQAQRQLWMMEDILSGLRVNKNHFMALLGLQRQGVPETKPVSYFEGELGGINMECVTEAEQQEYMKIHQSYSRTSSEHEASHEPLHLTRVVTSTLPTSLIAERIFVDDSYPEPPEQINLQSGLRNSQRRAAKKPSRTQHETTDKDRHLHWADGPEEMQQKIPAQNHNCSAREKSLADRKVWTHCQQECHQRALHRRHSSLETHYSQ comes from the exons ATGGAGCTGGAAGTTGCTGTTGGCTACCGAAAACAGACCAG GATGGAGGATCAGGACAGGGTCAGTCAGGCCTCCAGCAGCGCCACAGTGTCCTTTCTGCCGATCAGAGACAGG TGTCATGAAAAAGTGCAGGCGTTTGGAAAGAGATGTCAAGCGGCGAAGAGAGACCCCAACTGTCCTGTGGTGATCAGAGGATGGCTGTACAAGAGG gACAGCACTGGACTGAAATTGTGGAAAAGAAGATGGTTTGTTCTTTCCAATTACTGCCTGTACTATTATAAAG ACAGCCGAGAGGACTCTGTCCTGGGCAGTATTCCTCTTCCCAGCTACAGGATCCTCTACTGCTCCCCTAGAGAGTGCAGGAACCGGAAATATGCATTCAAG GTTGTTCATCAGGGGATGCGGCCGTACATCATGAGCGCTGAAACCCAGGAGGACATGTTGGGCTGGGTCAgggctctcagccaatcagcaaGCATGGaggctgatgacatcatcaaTAG ACGCTGTGCCAGTTTTCAGGACTTCACTCAGATGGGAGATAACGCTGAAACCATGGAGCTCCAGCACTCGGCCACTTTTCCAGAACGAAACGCCCAGACCACAACAAATCTGAGCAGGGTGCATACAGAGCTGACTCTTCTAGATCAAGACATGATGGGAATTAAAATGAAGACAGCAGAGCTGAGAGGAAGATATGAGAGCAGACAAAT CACACCTGAAGCTGCCAAATATTCTCAGAGTTTGCTGAACGCAGATGAGGAACCTCTTTCCTTCCTACATCCGAAGGCAACCTTCAAGCAACCTTCATTTCGCGGAGATCAGTATGGGTCACCGTGTCACGATAACATGGGCAGAGTGGACGTCTGGCCCTCAGATAACTGCTCGAGTGCTCCAATGTCACCCTGCATCTACAGAGAGAGAGGACATCTGCTCGACAAG cCTGAGCTTCAGTGTTCTGTGTGCTACAGTTCCAACTACCACACAGCAGAACACATGGCAGTGTGCAAG GCAGGTGAAATACAACCAATCAGAGATCTGGAAAATGACACAGAT GTGGTCCTCACTCGTCTGTGTGGTTGTGATAAACTGCTGCAGTCCGTCTCTATGCAGCTGGCTCAGTTACAGGAAGAGAAG AAAAGCATCGAGTATGCTTTAGAAATCAAATGGCTGGGGATGGAAGACGTACTTCCTGAAGAGCTGGAAGTATCCCAGAAGGTTTTGCTTCAGGAGGAGCTGGTTACACTCAGAGCCAGAATATGTGATTTGTCATCG GAGATGGACAGATTGTGGAGTGATTATGAATTCCATTCTCATCTCCAACACATCCTTCACTTCGGGATGCCACag GAGCAGATTCAGGCACAGAGGCAGCTCTGGATGATGGAGGATATCTTGAGCGGTTTGAGGGTGAACAAGAACCACTTTATGGCTTTATTGGGTCTACAGAGGCAGGGTG TTCCTGAGACAAAACCTGTTTCCTACTTTGAGGGCGAGTTAGGAGGGATCAACATG GAGTGTGTGACTGAAGCGGAGCAGCAGGAATACATGAAGATTCATCAGAGTTACAGCAGGACGAGTTCTGAACATGAAGCCTCACATGAACCACTGCATCTGACACGTGTTGTGACGTCTACACTTCCCACGTCACTAATCGCAGAGCGCATTTTTGTGGATGACTCCTATCCTGAACCGCCCGAACAGATCAATCTACAGTCAGGACTGAGGAACAGCCAGAGGAGAGCAGCAAAGAAACCCAGCAGAACTCAGCATGAGACGACTGACAAAGACAGACACTTACACTGGGCTGACGGACCGGAAGAGATGCAACAAAAGATACCGGCTCAAAATCACAACTGCAGTGCCAGAGAGAAGTCACTGGCTGACAGAAAGGTCTGGACACACTGTCAGCAAGAG TGCCACCAGAGAGCACTTCATAGACGACATTCATCCCTTGAAACTCATTACAGCCAGTGA
- the si:ch211-234p6.5 gene encoding pleckstrin homology domain-containing family A member 5 isoform X1, producing the protein MELEVAVGYRKQTRMEDQDRVSQASSSATVSFLPIRDRCHEKVQAFGKRCQAAKRDPNCPVVIRGWLYKRDSTGLKLWKRRWFVLSNYCLYYYKDSREDSVLGSIPLPSYRILYCSPRECRNRKYAFKVVHQGMRPYIMSAETQEDMLGWVRALSQSASMEADDIINRRCASFQDFTQMGDNAETMELQHSATFPERNAQTTTNLSRVHTELTLLDQDMMGIKMKTAELRGRYESRQITPEAAKYSQSLLNADEEPLSFLHPKATFKQPSFRGDQYGSPCHDNMGRVDVWPSDNCSSAPMSPCIYRERGHLLDKPELQCSVCYSSNYHTAEHMAVCKAGEIQPIRDLENDTDVVLTRLCGCDKLLQSVSMQLAQLQEEKKSIEYALEIKWLGMEDVLPEELEVSQKVLLQEELVTLRARICDLSSEMDRLWSDYEFHSHLQHILHFGMPQEQIQAQRQLWMMEDILSGLRVNKNHFMALLGLQRQGVPETKPVSYFEGELGGINMECVTEAEQQEYMKIHQSYSRTSSEHEASHEPLHLTRVVTSTLPTSLIAERIFVDDSYPEPPEQINLQSGLRNSQRRAAKKPSRTQHETTDKDRHLHWADGPEEMQQKIPAQNHNCSAREKSLADRKVWTHCQQELEPGALCITNSESDCDAAVSSQKRQTKPRQTDKRDRNMSATREHFIDDIHPLKLITASEKDTEKYTADSAVVNLSNGYSADKHKFKSHSNESANPIKPQRVDAKAHNEFNDKTSQQSSHNDIIVIESHSINHISTLTVFKGRQGNNQTHKPHKKNRSSDQQKYSVSANLKSECFLSNNQQCELVPVYVHDTKPQESLNPVEHQQPDQRANQTLHIPEGGDCGWSQSPKTTSKISQARIKEMPNQSPDTQPITSSDNQLTPASDPSKPEQCIYEEIQISSPRSADIKENPKNQTSGDETRPLNLTVNESGPSHTEVNGEDGTKNTEKSQAGSDVTCKREKKQKVYSSLMTSSVINHHVQDCRPRITVVSTSL; encoded by the exons ATGGAGCTGGAAGTTGCTGTTGGCTACCGAAAACAGACCAG GATGGAGGATCAGGACAGGGTCAGTCAGGCCTCCAGCAGCGCCACAGTGTCCTTTCTGCCGATCAGAGACAGG TGTCATGAAAAAGTGCAGGCGTTTGGAAAGAGATGTCAAGCGGCGAAGAGAGACCCCAACTGTCCTGTGGTGATCAGAGGATGGCTGTACAAGAGG gACAGCACTGGACTGAAATTGTGGAAAAGAAGATGGTTTGTTCTTTCCAATTACTGCCTGTACTATTATAAAG ACAGCCGAGAGGACTCTGTCCTGGGCAGTATTCCTCTTCCCAGCTACAGGATCCTCTACTGCTCCCCTAGAGAGTGCAGGAACCGGAAATATGCATTCAAG GTTGTTCATCAGGGGATGCGGCCGTACATCATGAGCGCTGAAACCCAGGAGGACATGTTGGGCTGGGTCAgggctctcagccaatcagcaaGCATGGaggctgatgacatcatcaaTAG ACGCTGTGCCAGTTTTCAGGACTTCACTCAGATGGGAGATAACGCTGAAACCATGGAGCTCCAGCACTCGGCCACTTTTCCAGAACGAAACGCCCAGACCACAACAAATCTGAGCAGGGTGCATACAGAGCTGACTCTTCTAGATCAAGACATGATGGGAATTAAAATGAAGACAGCAGAGCTGAGAGGAAGATATGAGAGCAGACAAAT CACACCTGAAGCTGCCAAATATTCTCAGAGTTTGCTGAACGCAGATGAGGAACCTCTTTCCTTCCTACATCCGAAGGCAACCTTCAAGCAACCTTCATTTCGCGGAGATCAGTATGGGTCACCGTGTCACGATAACATGGGCAGAGTGGACGTCTGGCCCTCAGATAACTGCTCGAGTGCTCCAATGTCACCCTGCATCTACAGAGAGAGAGGACATCTGCTCGACAAG cCTGAGCTTCAGTGTTCTGTGTGCTACAGTTCCAACTACCACACAGCAGAACACATGGCAGTGTGCAAG GCAGGTGAAATACAACCAATCAGAGATCTGGAAAATGACACAGAT GTGGTCCTCACTCGTCTGTGTGGTTGTGATAAACTGCTGCAGTCCGTCTCTATGCAGCTGGCTCAGTTACAGGAAGAGAAG AAAAGCATCGAGTATGCTTTAGAAATCAAATGGCTGGGGATGGAAGACGTACTTCCTGAAGAGCTGGAAGTATCCCAGAAGGTTTTGCTTCAGGAGGAGCTGGTTACACTCAGAGCCAGAATATGTGATTTGTCATCG GAGATGGACAGATTGTGGAGTGATTATGAATTCCATTCTCATCTCCAACACATCCTTCACTTCGGGATGCCACag GAGCAGATTCAGGCACAGAGGCAGCTCTGGATGATGGAGGATATCTTGAGCGGTTTGAGGGTGAACAAGAACCACTTTATGGCTTTATTGGGTCTACAGAGGCAGGGTG TTCCTGAGACAAAACCTGTTTCCTACTTTGAGGGCGAGTTAGGAGGGATCAACATG GAGTGTGTGACTGAAGCGGAGCAGCAGGAATACATGAAGATTCATCAGAGTTACAGCAGGACGAGTTCTGAACATGAAGCCTCACATGAACCACTGCATCTGACACGTGTTGTGACGTCTACACTTCCCACGTCACTAATCGCAGAGCGCATTTTTGTGGATGACTCCTATCCTGAACCGCCCGAACAGATCAATCTACAGTCAGGACTGAGGAACAGCCAGAGGAGAGCAGCAAAGAAACCCAGCAGAACTCAGCATGAGACGACTGACAAAGACAGACACTTACACTGGGCTGACGGACCGGAAGAGATGCAACAAAAGATACCGGCTCAAAATCACAACTGCAGTGCCAGAGAGAAGTCACTGGCTGACAGAAAGGTCTGGACACACTGTCAGCAAGAG CTTGAGCCTGGAGCCTTGTGCATTACAAACTCTGAGTCTGACTGTGACGCTGCCGTGAGCTCTCAGAAACGCCAAACTAAACCCAGACAGACGGATAAAAGAGACAGAAATATGAG TGCCACCAGAGAGCACTTCATAGACGACATTCATCCCTTGAAACTCATTACAGCCAGTGAGAAAGATACAGAGAAGTACACAGCAG ATTCTGCTGTTGTAAACTTGAGTAATGGCTACAGCGCTGATAAACACAAATTTAAAAGCCACAGCAATGAGTCGGCCAACCCAATAAAGCCACAACGTGTTGATGCAAAAGCCCACAATGAATTTAATgacaaaacatcacaacaatcatCTCACAATGACATCATCGTCATAGAAAGCCACTCCATCAATCATATTTCAACTCTTACTGTGTTTAAGGGACGTCAGGGAAACAATCAAACACACAAACCTCATAAAAAGAACAGAAGTTCTGATCAACAAAAGTATTCAGTCTCCGCTAACCTGAaatctgagtgttttctgtcaaataaCCAACAGTGTGAGCTAGTACCAGTCTACGTTCATGACACAAAACCTCAAGAATCTCTCAATCCAGTGGAACATCAACAACCAGACCAGAGAGCCAATCAAACGCTTCATATACCAGAGGGAGGAGACTGTGGGTGGAGCCAAAGTCCCAAAACAACATCTAAAATATCCCAAGCTAGAATAAAAGAAATGCCCAATCAATCACCAGACACTCAACCAATCACATCGTCTGACAATCAACTGACACCCGCTTCTGACCCATCCAAACCAGAGCAATGCATTTATGAGGAAATCCAGATTAGTTCCCCAAGATCAGCAGATATTAAAGAGAATCCGAAGAATCAAACCAGTGGAGATGAAACACGACCATTAAACCTCACAGTAAACGAGTCTGGACCGTCTCACACTGAGGTCAATGGGGAGGACGGtacaaaaaatacagagaaaagtcAAGCAGGAAGTGATGTTACGTGCAAGAGAGAGAAGAAGCAGAAAGTTTACAGCTCTTTAATGACAAGCTCAGTAATAAACCATCATGTCCAGGACTGTCGGCCGCGGATAACCGTGGTCAGCACCAGCCTGTAG
- the LOC128013335 gene encoding pentraxin fusion protein-like — protein MLVLFFCLLSPKSAAAEVGLSGKALLFPTKTNSSFVKLTPEKPLSLSAFTLCMRVALELQDKRQIILFTYRTTEFDELNVWRERDGRTALRIQSSGVSAFFHLPPLSTFQTHLCVTWSSASGLTAFWVDGRRSLFQIYRKGYSIRTGGTVILGQDADKYLSGFDAEQSFVGEISDVQMWDYVLPGSQIKAVYSNQEPYVPKGNVFDWNTIKYEITGNVLVVQDN, from the exons ATGTtggttttatttttctgtctACTATCTCCGAAATCAGCAGCTGCTGAAG TGGGCCTCAGTGGTAAAGCGCTTCTGTTTCCAACCAAGACTAACAGCAGCTTTGTTAAACTCACTCCTGAAAAGCCACTGAGTCTTTCAGCGTTTACTCTCTGCATGCGTGTCGCGTTGGAGCTCCAGGATAAGAGGCAGATCATTCTGTTCACTTATCGCACAACCGAGTTTGATGAACTCAacgtgtggagagagagagacggtcgCACGGCCTTGCGGATTCAGTCTAGTGGAGTTTCAGCATTTTTCCATCTGCCTCCTCTCTCCACCTTCCAGACTCACCTGTGTGTCACCTGGAGCTCTGCGTCTGGTCTCACTGCCTTCTGGGTGGATGGACGTCGCAGTTTGTTCCAGATCTATAGAAAAGGTTACTCAATCCGTACTGGTGGCACCGTCATTCTCGGCCAGGATGCTGATAAATATTTGAGTGGTTTTGATGCAGAGCAGAGTTTTGTAGGAGAAATTTCAGATGTGCAAATGTGGGACTATGTTCTCCCTGGCAGTCAGATTAAGGCGGTTTATTCAAACCAGGAACCGTATGTGCCAAAGGGAAACGTGTTCGACTGGAACACCATCAAATATGAGATTACTGGAAATGTGCTAGTGGTGCAAGATAACTGA